A part of Halobaculum sp. MBLA0143 genomic DNA contains:
- a CDS encoding phosphate-starvation-inducible PsiE family protein yields MADEAESTQRPPDPEHPESDADRFPDLDRIVDASDFLMHAVETAGAVVFALLFGIGLFDLVVLIAESVQTGEISDPTVVVTFVDRGLLLFIIAEVYQTVVAYVRGQSPRRILRLVIFTGLIAIIRKVIVFRTEVYGSKLEALTVAGTYALLLVGLGTVMLIDQREALLKTDGEETG; encoded by the coding sequence ACGAGGCGGAGTCGACGCAGCGACCCCCGGACCCGGAACACCCGGAGAGTGACGCCGACAGGTTCCCGGATCTCGACAGGATTGTGGACGCTAGCGACTTCCTGATGCACGCCGTCGAGACCGCGGGCGCCGTCGTGTTCGCGCTCCTGTTCGGGATCGGGTTGTTCGACCTGGTCGTGCTGATCGCCGAGTCCGTCCAGACGGGAGAGATCAGTGACCCGACCGTTGTCGTCACGTTCGTCGACCGTGGACTACTCCTGTTCATCATCGCCGAGGTGTACCAGACCGTCGTCGCGTACGTCCGGGGCCAGTCACCGCGGCGTATCCTCCGGCTCGTCATCTTCACCGGGCTGATCGCCATCATCCGGAAGGTGATCGTCTTTCGAACGGAGGTGTACGGCTCGAAGCTGGAGGCGCTCACTGTCGCCGGGACGTACGCACTGTTGCTCGTCGGGCTCGGGACCGTGATGTTGATCGACCAGCGCGAGGCGTTGCTGAAGACCGACGGCGAGGAGACGGGGTAG